The genome window GTAGGGGAGGTTTAAACCTCCCCTACGACATAAGCGCGTATCTATATGCCCGAACCATTCTTGCTGTATTCGGGACACCCCATCCCTGCCCGCCAGACTTAGCTTGCTGCGATCAGGCGGGCATACTTCGCCCTTATCATAAAAAGTCTCAAGCCGCGTCACCCGAAAAATTTCCCAACCACACTTCCATATATCTGTTTCCCCAGTAAAATTTTTCTACCCGTACAGGAAAACCTAAGCCGACGTTATGATGAGCACATTGTCCCGCCTAGAGTCTAACGCGGGGCGGGATCCCGCCCCGCGTATATTTCTGGGCGGGGAAAATATTTCTGCTCGCCAGCTAAAGTAAAATATTTTGTGCCACGAGGCAGCTACCGGCAGGCTGCTCTTGAGGCGTAAATTTTGACAAGGTTATAGATACCACCCAAGATAATAGGAGCCATAGTCCCCATAAGGGCAGCAACGACATATTAATCTCCCCTTACATAAAACGTTTGATGTCAAAATTAGCCGAAGGAGCACCTGCCGGTAAAGCTGCTAAAGATAAACAGTCACAAAATATTTTAATTAACAATTCTAAACTTGGCCGTTCGTATAACTCACGGCACCTGGTAAATGGACTTATTTAACAAACTTGACAAAAACAGTCAACTATGGTATAAATAAGACTATGGCCTCGGCCTGAGGCCTCGGCACTTAGCAAAACTGGGAGGCTGAATTAACTTGAAGCTATCGACGAAATCGACATACGGACTGCGGGCGATGCTGAATATAGCGATGAACGGGCGAGAGCACGCGATCTCCATAGCGGACATATCCAAAAGGGAGGGCATATCCGCTTCATACCTGGAGCAGTTATTGAATAAATTGCGCCATGACGGGCTGATCAGGAGCGTCCGCGGCCCAAAAGGCGGATATACGCTGTCGCGCAGAGCCGATGCGATAACCGTAGAGGACATAGTGGACGCGCTGGAAGGCGGGATATATCCGGTCCACTGCGCAGCGAATTCGTCCTGCAAAAAAAGCGGCGGATGCGTTCCCAAGATAGTATGGCTGAAGCTGGCAAAAGCGATAGGCGACTGTCTGGGGGCAATAACATTAAAAGATCTATGCCTGGAGGCAAAAAGGATCGAAAAATAACGAGGTTAATATGAGAAAAGTATATTTGGATAATAACGCGACAACAAGGATGCGCGCGGAAGTACTGGAGGCGATGCTTCCGTATTATAAGGATGTATACGGCAACGCCTCGAGCGTGCACGAATTCGGACGGACGGCCAGGCGCGCCGTCGACGATGCGAGGCAGAAGGTCGCCGATTTCCTTGGCGCCGCGAGCCCCGAGGAGATTATATTCACGTCCGGAGGCACCGAAGCCGACAATCTCGCTGTTAAAGGCATCGCGCATGCCCTGAGAGCCAAGGGCGATCACATCATAACGTCCGCAATAGAGCATCACGCCGTCCTGAACACATGCAAATTTCTGGAGAAGGAAGGATATAAGGTCACGTATCTGAAGGTGGATAAAGATGGGGTAGTTGACCTCGGCGGATTGGAAAAAGCGATCACCCCCAAGACGATCCTCATTACCGTAATGTACGCGAATAACGAGGTCGGGACCATAGAGCCTGTTGAAGAGATATCAAAAATAGCAAGAGGGAAAGGGATATATTTTCATACGGACGCCGTTCAGGCCGCGGGTAAGATCCCCTTTGGACTGAAGACTCTCGGCGTTGACCTTGCGTCCATATCAGGCCATAAGATCTACGGGCCGAAGGGCATAGGCGCCCTGTATATAAAGAAGGGCACTAAGATCACTCCCCAGATGTTCGGCGGCCACCACGAGATGGGCAAACGCGCCGGTACCGAGAACGTAGCGGGCATCATCGGCCTCGGAAGGGCGGCTGAGCTTTCCAAATCGGAGGTTTCGGAAGAAGCGAAGACGTTGACGGAATTGAGAGATCGGCTATATAAAGGGATCGCGTCAAAGATAGAGGACGTTACACTGAACGGCCATCCTCAAGACAGGTTGCCGAATACGCTCAATGTGAGATTTAAGTACCTCGAAGGCGAAGGCATAATCTTAAGCCTCGACATGGAAGGTGTAGCGGTGTCAACGGGCTCAGCATGCACATCCGGAAGCCTTGAGCCGTCGCATGTCCTTACCGCAATGGGAATAGACCCCGCCCAGACCCAGGGTTCGATAAGATTTTCATTGGGCAAGGACAATATGAAGGAAGATATAGATTACGTTATTGAAACGCTGCCGCCTATTATAAAGCGGCTAAGGGACATGTCGCCGTTGTTTGAAAAGAAAAAGTTGTAAGCTGTAAGTTATAAGTTGTAAGTATGTGAAAAGACAAGTTTTTACTTATCACCTACAACTTATGACTTACGACTAAAGTCTGTAGACGAGGAGATAAAAATGGAAGGACAATATTCGGAAAAGGTAATGGAGCATTTCAGAAACCCGCGTAACGTCGGGGAGATCCCGGACGCGAGCGGTGTAGGCAACGTGGGAAATCCCGTCTGCGGGGACATAATGCGGCTTTATATAAAAGTCGATGAAAATGAAGTTATAACCGACGCGAAATTTAAAACTTTCGGGTGTGGCGCGGCCATCGCTACGTCCAGCATGGTAACGGAGCTTGTAAAAGGCAAGACGATCCAGGAGGCGCTTAAGGTGTCGAATCACGCTGTCGCGGAAGCGCTCGGCGGACTGCCGAAAATCAAGATGCATTGCTCGGTCCTGGCTGAACAGGCCTTGAGATCGGCCATCGACGACTACCTGGCAAAGAAAAAAAAGGCTTAAATAAGGCATGAACCCCGCCCATCCTATGATGGGTTAGGGGGTTGGGGAGGATGAGCGGGGTGAAGCACAAGATAAGGAAGCACATAAAAGAGAAAATAAAAGCTTATTCGGAACTTGAAAAATCCGAAAAAAGTGGTATAATAAAGAATAAGCTTTTTAATGAGGAGGAATTTAAAACAGCGGAAGTTGTGATGTTTTACGTCTCGTTAAAGGATGAAGTAAATACGCTTTCTATGATAGACGAGGCGCTAAAGGCGGGAAAGAGGGTTTGCGTTCCTGTGATCTTAAAAGAAGAAAAACGACTTATAGCAGGCGAAATAAAGGATAGAAAAGTGGATCTGGAAAGCCAGCATTTTGGAATCTATCAGCCCAAAGAGGGCAAGGTGAAAGAGGTTCCTTTGCACGATATAGACCTAATTGTTGTCCCCGGCGTGGCATTTGACAAAAAGAACGTCAGGCTGGGCAGGGGGCACGGTTATTACGACAGGTTCCTATGCGGCTTACCGGATACTGCCAAGACGATAGGTCTTGCCTTCGATTTCCAGGTCGTTGATGATCTTCCCAAAGACTCACACGATATCCCCGTCTCAAAAACCATCACAGCATAGTGACTCAAATCCATAGTGATTAAGCGATTAGACGCTTAGATTTCGCTTTTGTTATTAAGCGATTAAGTTATGTTTTATACTTAATCACTTAATCGCCAAGCGTGTCTTGCCTGAGAATTGCTTAATTGCTGCACATTATCTAAGGGGGAAACCATGCCACACAGTGAACTTACGCTTGTATACATAGGGCTTTCGGCTATTGCGGCCGCATTCTTCTTTGCGCTCGGCTATTTGATAAGAAAATACCACGTGAAAAGCAAGCTGAAGAAAGCGGAAGACAAAGCCAGGAAGATGACGGAGACCGCGAAGGACGAAGCGGACAAGATCCGGCATGAGGCGGAGCTTCAGGCCAAAGACCTTCTCTTGAAGACGAGGTCGGAATTCGAAAAGGAGACCAAAGAGAGGCGCCAGGAATTGATCATCCTGGAGAAGCGGTTGATCCAGAAGGAAGAGAACCTCGACAGGAAGATGGACGTCCTCGACAGGAAGGATAAGGATGTGGAGCGGCGCGACCATTCGCTGGTCGACAAAGAGAAGCTCATGCATTCGAAGGAAAAGGAACTCGACAGGATAGTGCAGGAAGAGAAGGAGAAACTGCAGAATATTTCCGGAATGACCCGCGACGAGGCGAGGAACCTGCTGCTGAAGAAATTGGAAGACGAGGTAAAGCAGGAAGCGGCGATAATGATCAAGAGGACCGAAGAGGAGGCCAAAGAAAAGGCGGACAAGGAAGCGCGGAAGATCATCGGGCTCGCGATCCAGCGATGCGCGGCCGAGCACGCGGTAGAGACTACGGTTAGCGTAGTAAGCCTCCCGAGCGACGAGATGAAGGGCCGTATAATAGGCCGCGAGGGCCGCAATATCCGCGCTCTTGAAATAGCTACAGGCATAGACGTTATAATCGACGATACGCCGGAGGCGGTCATACTCTCCGGGTTCGATCCTATAAAGAGGGAGATAGCGAAGCTGTCCCTGGAGAGATTGCTTCAGGACGGCCGCATCCATCCGGGGAGGATCGAAGAGGTGGTCGAGAAGATCAAAAAAGAGATGGATAACACGATCAAGGAGGAAGGGGAGAAGGCTCTGTTCGAGACGGGCCTGCACGGCCTTCATCCGGAACTGATCAAGCTTTTGGGAAGGCTTAAATACAGGACGAGTTACGGGCAGAATGTCCTGCAGCATTCCAAGGAAGTGGCCCATCTCATGGGCGTCATGGCAAGCGAATTGAAGCTCGACTTCAACCTTGCCAAGAGGATAGGGCTCTTACATGATATTGGAAAAGCCGTAAGCCACGAGGTCGAGGGCACACATTCGAAGTTAGGCAGCGACCTGGCCCGCAAGTTCGGCGAGTCTGAAAATATCTGCCATGCCATCGAGGCCCATCACCAGGACATAGAGCCCAAAACTCTTCTGGCGGTACTGGCCCAGGCCGGGGACGCCATAAGCGCGTCCCGTCCGGGCGCGCGCAGGGAGACATTGGAGACTTACGTAAAACGTCTTGAAAAACTGGAGGCGATTGCGGATTCCTTCAAAGGCGTGGCAAAGGCCTATGCGATACAGGCCGGCCGCGAGATACGCGTTATGGTCCAGCCCGATAAGATAAACGACGCCCAGGCAGCCGTACTGGCAAGGGATATTACGAAGAAGATAGAAGAAGGGCTCGAATATCCGGGACAGATAAAGGTGACTGTGATACGCGAGACGAGAGCAGTGGAGTACGCTAAATGATAAATCCGAAATTCGAATATCGAAATCCGAAACAGTATCAAATGACGAAAATTCGAATAATCAAAGTAGTGATTTCGAATGTTTGAACATTTGATATTCGGATTTGTTTCGAATTTCTAATTTCGTGCTTAGGATTTAAGGAAAGGGTATGATGAGAGTATTATTCATAGGCGACATAGTAGGTGAACCGGGAAGACGGGCGGTCAGGGAGCTGGTCCCAAAGATAGCGAAGAAACACGGCATAGACTTTGTGATCGCTAACGGAGAGAATGTCGCCGGAGGGAGCGGCGTGACGCCGTCCCTGGCGGATGAGCTGCTCAGTTCCGGCGTCGATGTCATTACTTCGGGCGACCATATCTGGAAGAGAAGAGAGATATTGGAATATCTTCAATCAAGCACCAGGCTATTAAGGCCCGCCAACTATCCTTCCGATACCCCGGGTTTTGGCTCAACAGTGGTAAAGTCGGCCTCCGGCGTCGATGTGGGCGTCATAAACCTCATCGGCCGCGTCTTCATGCAGCCCGTAGAGTGCCCTTTCCGAAAGGTCAAGGAAGAGCTTGCGAAGATCAAAAACAGGGCCAGGATAATAGTAGTCGATATGCACGCCGAGGCGACAAGCGAAAAGATCGCGCTCGGATGGTATCTCGACGGGCAAGTGAGCGCTGTCATCGGGACCCACACGCACGTCCAAACCGCCGACGAGAAGATATTGCCCGGAGGCACGGCGTTCCTCTCGGACGCCGGCATGACAGGCCCGTTCGATTCCGTCATAGGAAGAAAGAAGGAGCAGATCCTGTCGAGATTTCTCACCCAGATGCCGGTCAAGTTCGAGATGGCCGAAGGCGATATCCAGCTCCACGGAGCGATAATAGATATAGACGATAAGACCGGCAAAGCCGATTCGATCAAGCGGGTACAGGAGAAGCTGGAAAGATAAATTTAAAGCTGAACGCCACGGCGAAGTTAATAGCTGTCGATAGCTAACATTTTTCGCCATCGTCAGATGGCGGAACTTTTAGGTGCTTGCCGGAGCGACTGTCGTAAAATTTCGATACATTATGGCGATATAGGCTTTATCATCGGAATTTTACCACAGCAAATCGGCATGCCCAATGCCGATTTGCGACAAGCGGAGGCAACACCTGAAAGTAAACGCCTGACTGTAAAGGCGAAAAATATTCTGAATAGGACAGATGAACGAGCAGAAAGAGAAACACATATATTCGGTCTCTGAGCTCACGAAGTATATCCGCGTGATACTCGAGGACTCGTTCCCCGGCATCTGGATCGAGGGCGAGATATCCAATTTTGTCCTGCACTCATCCGGCCATATGTACTTTTCCATGCGCGACGCGAACGCCAGCCTGAAATGCGCCATGTTCAAGCGCGCCAACGAGAAGTTGAAATTCAGGCCCAAAGACGGCATGAAGATAATCTGTTACGGCTCGATTAGCGTCTACGAGGCCCGCGGGGATTACCAGCTTATCGTCGAACAGATCGAGCCTAAGGGCATAGGCGCGCTCCAGCTGCAGTTCCAGCAGTTAAAAGAGAAGCTGCTGAAGGAGGGGTTATTCGACGCGGGGCACAAAGTGCCGATACCGTATCTGCCGACGAGCATAGGCATAGTCACGAGCCCGACGGGAGCGGCGATCCGCGACATACTCAATATAGCCAGAAGAAGGTTCTCGAACGTCGAGATAATAATTAACCCGGTCAAGGTCCAGGGCGAGAGCGCCAGGACCGAGATCGCCGCGGCGATCAGGCAGTTCAACAAATTAAATAATATCGACGTCATGATAGTGACGCGCGGAGGAGGCAGCCTCGAGGACCTGTGGCCTTTCAATGAAGAGGTGGTGGCGCGGGCTATCTACGATTCCGAGATACCCGTCATAAGCGCCGTCGGGCATGAGATAGACTACACCATATCGGATTTTGTTGCGGACTTCAGGGCGCCGACGCCTTCAGCCGCGGCCGAACTCGTGATCCCGAAAAAAGAGGACCTTGCGAACCTTATAGCTACGTCCACGACAAGATTGAAGAATGCGCTCGCCGGGAAGATCAATATATTGGCGGAGAGGCTCGCCACATTGAAGGACAGTTATATCCTGCGCCAGCCGCTCAATATCATCACCCAGTATGAGCAGGAGATCGATGAGCTTCGGAAAGATATCGCCATAAGGATAGACCACATCGTAAAGATGCGGTCGGAAAATTTTAACCTGTTGATAAGTAAGCTTGATGTCCTAAGTCCGCTCGGCATATTGAATAGAGGATATAGTATTACGGCGAAACTGCCGGAAAGCAGTATCATTAAAGACGCGGGATCGCTCAAGGTGAACGATATAGTGGAGACGAGGCTGGGAAAAGGAAAATTCAGGAGTAAGGTAGAGGAAATAGAATAAAGGCAAAAGTGAAAAGTAAAAAGGTAAAAGTTCAAGTAAAAATTAAAAATTTTAAATTTTGAATTGCAATTTTAGCTTTTGCATTTTGACTTTTACCTTAAACGAGGATATTGACTGGAGGAATTATGGCTGAGATGAAATTCGAAGAGGCGCTTAAGAAACTCGAGAAGATAGTCGAGGACCTGGAGGGCGGGAACATCCCGCTCGACGAGTCCCTTGATAAGTATGCCGAGGGCATAAGGCTTTCCAAGGTATGCGCCAAGAAGCTGGAGCTCGCCAGGAAGAAAGTGGAGATACTTTTGAAGTCCGAAGACGGCTCCGTGGAACTGAAGCCGTTCGACGAAAAGAACGCCGAAGAAGAGGCGAGGCCGAAAGAGGCGGATAAGAAGAAAAAAGGCAAGGCGGAAGAAGGCCTATTCTGAAAATTCCCGCAAGGTGGTTATGGATTTTAACAAAGAGATAAGCCGTTTAAGGGCCGTTATTGACAAAAAATTAGACACGCTCCTGCCGTCCGTAAAACAGGAGCCAAAAGCGGTTCACAAGGCGATGCGCTACAGCGTATTCTCCGGCGGAAAAAGGATCAGGCCAATCATTGTCATTGAGGCTTCAAAGGCATGCGGCGCCCTTCGACAAGTTCAGGGCGCCGTCCCGAGCCTGTCGAGGGACGGCGGGAATATAAGCGACGCCGTTATAGCCGGATGCGCCGTAGAATTGGTCCATACCTATTCCCTGATCCACGACGACCTGCCGTCCATGGACGACGATGATTACAGGCGGGGCAAGCCAAGCTGCCACAAGGCGTTTGGGGAAGCGAACGCGATCCTTGCCGGCGACGCGCTTTTGACGCTGGCCTTTAATGTTATCGCAAAGAATCTCAAACCCGGCGTAAGCGCCGGCGCCGCGGCCGAGTTATCCGACGCCATAGGGACATACGGAATGGTCGGAGGGCAGGCCCTTGATATGTCATATTCAGCGGCCCGTCCGGCGAAGGCGGCGGCCTTGAAGCTCATCAATCGTCTTAAAACGGCCAGGCTCTTTGAGGCATCCTCAAAATTGGGCGCTATAACGGCCCGCGCCGGCAGAAAAAATATCAACGCCCTGGCAAGATACGGGGATTTTTTAGGAACGGCATTCCAGATAATCGATGACATACTGGACGACGATGGCTATATGAAAACATTCGGCGTCGAGAATGCGCGAGCCGATACAAAAAGATCGGTAGATAAAGCTAAAAAAGCTTTGAGGGCGTTCGGGAAAAAAGCGGACACTTTGAACTTCATAGCCGACCGCATATTGGAAAGGGCGGATGGGAAGACTGATAGACGGGATAAATAGCCCGGCGGACCTGCGCAAGCTTGAATTCTCGCAGCTGCAGAATGTTGCCGACGAGATACGCGGCGAGATACTGAAGACGGTCTCAAAGACCGGGGGACATATCGCGTCCAGTCTCGGCGCCGTCGAGCTTACCGTGGCGGCGCATTACGTATTTAACACGCCCAAAGACGTCATCCTGTGGGATGTGGGCCACCAGACATACGCGCACAAGATACTGACAGGCAGGCTGAAAAATTTTTCCACCTTAAGACAGCTCGGAGGTTTGAGCGGTTTCCCGAACAAGGAAGAGAACCCGCAGTACGATATATTCACCAGCGGCCACAGCTCGACGTCGATCTCTACGGCTATGGGGCTTGCCGTTGCCCGCGACCTGAAAGGCGGCAAGAACAAAGTGATCGCGGTGATAGGCGACGCCTCCCTCGCCGGAGGTATGTCATTCGAAGCGCTTAATCACGCCGGTCACGCGCAAAAAGACATCATAGTGATACTTAACGACAACGAACGTTCTATCTCGCAAAGTGTCGGGGCGCTCAGCAGGTATCTTAACAGGATACTGGCGAATCCCGCCTACAATAAGATAAGAAGAGACGCCGAACGGCTCGTAAAACGCATACCGTGGTTCGGATTCAGGGCGTACAGAGCGGCCAGAAAGCTGGAAGAGGGGCTAAAGAACCTGCTGATCCCGGGGATGCTTTTTGAAGAGCTGGGATTCAGATACTTCGGCCCTATAGACGGGCACAACATGCCGCAGCTGGTCGCTACGCTCAAGAACCTGGCGGACCTGAACGAGCCTATACTGATCCATGTAATGACCAGGAAAGGGAAAGGATATAAGTTCGCCGAAGAGAATCCGGCGGCATTCCACGGTATAGGCCCTTTTGACCTGCAGACAGGCAAGAAGACAGGCGACGAAAGCGATATAACTTTCACCGAAGCGTTCGGCGACAAGATGGTAGAGCTGGCCGGGAAAGACCCGCGAGTAATAGCCGTAACGGCGGCGATGCTGGACGGCACGGGCCTCAATAAGTTTTCGTCAATGTATCCGGAACGTTTTTTCGATGTGGGCATAGCCGAAGAACATGCCATAGGGTTCAGCGCCGGTCTTGCCAGAAGCGGCATGAAGCCCGTTGTGGCGATATATTCGACCTTTTTGCAGAGAGGTTATGACCAGATAATCCATGACGTGGCCCTGCAGAACCTGCCGGTCATATTCTGCCTGGATAGGGCCGGCCTTGTCGGAGAGGACGGGCCTACTCATCATGGCGTCTTTGATATAGCATATCTGCGCCACATACCGAATCTCGTCTTTATGGCTCCCGCGACCCCCGCCGACCTCAGGGAGATGCTTGAGTTGGCCGTCGGGCTTAATAAGCCTGTTGCCATACGTTATCCCAAAGGTTCGGCTGTCATGTCGGCGCCGTCAGATACGATGGTAGCCGAGGGGAAAGGGAAGATCTTACGGTCCGGAAAAGAGATCGCTATCATCTCTATAGGCAGTATGACCCCTGTGGCGCTGGAGATAGCCGGTATCCTCTCAAAGAAGAGGATAGACGCTACCGTAGCCGACGCGAGGTTCATTAAACCTGTCGACGAAGAGCTTTTGGCCGATATTTTCAGCAGGTTTAAAAAGGTCGTGACCATGGAAGAAGGCGTCCTGGAAGGCGGTTTCGGGTCCGCCGTGCTTGAATTCATGGAAAGGGAAGGGGTAAAAGGGGTCAAGATACGCAGGATCGGCCTTCCCTGCAGATTTGTGGAGCACGGCAAAAGAGGGGAGCTGTTTTTAAAGTATAACTTGACACCCGCCGCTATTTGCGATGTAATTATAAGGGAGGTTATATAAAATTTTTCGCGCCTGAGAGGTTTCCTCTCGGGTGCGGTATCTCAACACCGCACCCTCGGGATACTCTATCCGATGAACGAATAATTTTATATCACAGGAAGAGTGGTATAGGTATGGCGAAGATAAAGATAGATAAAGCAAGGTGCAAGGGCTGTTACCTGTGCGTGGTGAACTGCCCGAACGGCCTTATAAAGATATCCAAAGAGATAAACGCGAGAGGCGTGAAACCCGTATTTTTCTCGGGCGGCGGGTGCACAGGGTGCGCTATGTGCGCGCTTGTATGCCCGGATTGCGGAATAACGGTGTATAAGTAAAGGTATAGTTTATGAGCCATAAGGTTTTGATGTGCGGGAACGAGGCGTGCGGAGAAGGCGCTATAATGGCAGGGTGCAAGTTTTACGCCGGTTACCCGATAACACCGCAGAACGAACTTACGGCATACATGGCAAAGCGCCTTAACGAGACCAACGGGGTCTTCATACAGGCCGAGTCGGAGCTCGCTGCGATAAATATGGTCTTAGGAGCGGCCTGTGTCGGGGAGAGGGCCATGACCTCTTCATCGAGCCCCGGGATAAGCCTGAAGCAGGAAGGCATATCCTATCTGGCCGGATGCGAACTTCCGTGCGTTATCGCAAATATGCAAAGAGGCGGGCCAGGGCTGGGGAACATAGCCCCATCCCAAGGAGATTATTTCCAGGCCGTAAAAGGCGGAGGGCACGGAGACTACAAGATAATAGTGCTGGCGCCCTCGTCGGCCCAGGAGCTTTTGGAATTCACATACCTTGCGTTCGACCTGGCCGATAAATATAGAAATCCCGTGATGATACTTGGAGACGGCCTTTTGGGACAGATGATGGAACCGGTCCACATAAATATGGATCTCGTCCCGCTAAAGGTAGAAAAACCGTGGGCTCTCACAGGCTGCGAGGGCAGGAAACCGAATATAATACGATCGCTTCTGCTGCCCGACGGCGCGCTTGAAGAGCACAATAAAAAACTGCAGAAAAAATTCGCCGGGATCAGGGAAACCGAGATCCGTTTCCAGGGTTTGCATACGAAAGAGAGCGAGATAACGCTGGTCGCTTACGGGTCTGTCGCGAGAATAGCGAAAGCCGGCATGGAGCTCGCGCGCTCCAAAGGCCTGAAGGTCGGCCTGATCAGGCCCATAACGCTGTGGCCGTTCCCGGATAAGGCTCTCGAAGAGGCCTGCGCGAAGACGAAGAAGTTCCTGGTGCTGGAGATGAGCGCCGGCCAGATGGTGGAGGACGTAAAACTGGCGGTGAACGGACGGGCCGAGGTGGCTTTTTACGGCAGGATGGGCGGAGGTATTCCCGACGAAGAAGAGATATTGCGCCAGATCGAGAGCCTGATATGAAGAAAAAGATCAAAGAAATTCAGGAAGCGGAAAATAATATTTTGTTCACGCGGCCCGTGAGCCTTCGCGAAGCGGAAAACCACTATTGCGCCGGCTGCGGGCACGGCATAGTCCACAGGCTCGTATGCAGGGCGATCGACGAATTCGGCATACGCGAAAAGGTTATAGCCGTGGCGCCGGTCGGATGCGCGGTGATAGCGTATGATTATTGGGATTTCGACGTTACAGAAGCCCCGCACGGCAGGACGCCTGCAGTGGCGACGGGCATTAAAAGGATGAGGCCGGACAATATTGTATTTACGTATCAGGGCGACGGAGACCTCGCGGCCATAGGGACGGCGGAGATAATACACGCGGCTAACCGCGGAGAAAATATAACGGTAATATTCGTCAATAACGGCGTATACGGCATGACGGGCGGCCAGATGGCCCCTACGACGCTTGCGGGGCAGAGGACGAGCACCACGATTTACGGCAGGAGCCTGAGGCGCGAGGGCTATCCGATCAAGATGTTGGAGATGCTTGCGGTCCTTCCCGGTGCGAAATATCTGGAGCGCGTGTCGGTCCATTCATCGCAGGAAGTCTTGAGGGCTAAGCGCGCGATAACGAAGGCGTTTAAGATGCAGATAGATAACAAAGGTTTCTCGATGGTGGAGGTCCTGTCGATGTGCCCCACCTATTGGGATATGACGCCGATCCAGGCGGCTGACAGGATAAAGAACGAGGTCAGCACGTTCTATCCGCTCGGCGTAATAAAGAGTTGTTAATTTAGTAACCAGATACCAGTAACCAGAATATGGCAAAGACAAAAACCAGACATGCGGTAAGCGG of Candidatus Omnitrophota bacterium contains these proteins:
- the rny gene encoding ribonuclease Y, coding for MPHSELTLVYIGLSAIAAAFFFALGYLIRKYHVKSKLKKAEDKARKMTETAKDEADKIRHEAELQAKDLLLKTRSEFEKETKERRQELIILEKRLIQKEENLDRKMDVLDRKDKDVERRDHSLVDKEKLMHSKEKELDRIVQEEKEKLQNISGMTRDEARNLLLKKLEDEVKQEAAIMIKRTEEEAKEKADKEARKIIGLAIQRCAAEHAVETTVSVVSLPSDEMKGRIIGREGRNIRALEIATGIDVIIDDTPEAVILSGFDPIKREIAKLSLERLLQDGRIHPGRIEEVVEKIKKEMDNTIKEEGEKALFETGLHGLHPELIKLLGRLKYRTSYGQNVLQHSKEVAHLMGVMASELKLDFNLAKRIGLLHDIGKAVSHEVEGTHSKLGSDLARKFGESENICHAIEAHHQDIEPKTLLAVLAQAGDAISASRPGARRETLETYVKRLEKLEAIADSFKGVAKAYAIQAGREIRVMVQPDKINDAQAAVLARDITKKIEEGLEYPGQIKVTVIRETRAVEYAK
- the xseA gene encoding exodeoxyribonuclease VII large subunit gives rise to the protein MNEQKEKHIYSVSELTKYIRVILEDSFPGIWIEGEISNFVLHSSGHMYFSMRDANASLKCAMFKRANEKLKFRPKDGMKIICYGSISVYEARGDYQLIVEQIEPKGIGALQLQFQQLKEKLLKEGLFDAGHKVPIPYLPTSIGIVTSPTGAAIRDILNIARRRFSNVEIIINPVKVQGESARTEIAAAIRQFNKLNNIDVMIVTRGGGSLEDLWPFNEEVVARAIYDSEIPVISAVGHEIDYTISDFVADFRAPTPSAAAELVIPKKEDLANLIATSTTRLKNALAGKINILAERLATLKDSYILRQPLNIITQYEQEIDELRKDIAIRIDHIVKMRSENFNLLISKLDVLSPLGILNRGYSITAKLPESSIIKDAGSLKVNDIVETRLGKGKFRSKVEEIE
- a CDS encoding RrF2 family transcriptional regulator; the encoded protein is MKLSTKSTYGLRAMLNIAMNGREHAISIADISKREGISASYLEQLLNKLRHDGLIRSVRGPKGGYTLSRRADAITVEDIVDALEGGIYPVHCAANSSCKKSGGCVPKIVWLKLAKAIGDCLGAITLKDLCLEAKRIEK
- the nifU gene encoding Fe-S cluster assembly scaffold protein NifU; the encoded protein is MEGQYSEKVMEHFRNPRNVGEIPDASGVGNVGNPVCGDIMRLYIKVDENEVITDAKFKTFGCGAAIATSSMVTELVKGKTIQEALKVSNHAVAEALGGLPKIKMHCSVLAEQALRSAIDDYLAKKKKA
- the nifS gene encoding cysteine desulfurase NifS, which encodes MRKVYLDNNATTRMRAEVLEAMLPYYKDVYGNASSVHEFGRTARRAVDDARQKVADFLGAASPEEIIFTSGGTEADNLAVKGIAHALRAKGDHIITSAIEHHAVLNTCKFLEKEGYKVTYLKVDKDGVVDLGGLEKAITPKTILITVMYANNEVGTIEPVEEISKIARGKGIYFHTDAVQAAGKIPFGLKTLGVDLASISGHKIYGPKGIGALYIKKGTKITPQMFGGHHEMGKRAGTENVAGIIGLGRAAELSKSEVSEEAKTLTELRDRLYKGIASKIEDVTLNGHPQDRLPNTLNVRFKYLEGEGIILSLDMEGVAVSTGSACTSGSLEPSHVLTAMGIDPAQTQGSIRFSLGKDNMKEDIDYVIETLPPIIKRLRDMSPLFEKKKL
- a CDS encoding 5-formyltetrahydrofolate cyclo-ligase, translated to MSGVKHKIRKHIKEKIKAYSELEKSEKSGIIKNKLFNEEEFKTAEVVMFYVSLKDEVNTLSMIDEALKAGKRVCVPVILKEEKRLIAGEIKDRKVDLESQHFGIYQPKEGKVKEVPLHDIDLIVVPGVAFDKKNVRLGRGHGYYDRFLCGLPDTAKTIGLAFDFQVVDDLPKDSHDIPVSKTITA
- a CDS encoding polyprenyl synthetase family protein; its protein translation is MDFNKEISRLRAVIDKKLDTLLPSVKQEPKAVHKAMRYSVFSGGKRIRPIIVIEASKACGALRQVQGAVPSLSRDGGNISDAVIAGCAVELVHTYSLIHDDLPSMDDDDYRRGKPSCHKAFGEANAILAGDALLTLAFNVIAKNLKPGVSAGAAAELSDAIGTYGMVGGQALDMSYSAARPAKAAALKLINRLKTARLFEASSKLGAITARAGRKNINALARYGDFLGTAFQIIDDILDDDGYMKTFGVENARADTKRSVDKAKKALRAFGKKADTLNFIADRILERADGKTDRRDK
- the xseB gene encoding exodeoxyribonuclease VII small subunit; its protein translation is MAEMKFEEALKKLEKIVEDLEGGNIPLDESLDKYAEGIRLSKVCAKKLELARKKVEILLKSEDGSVELKPFDEKNAEEEARPKEADKKKKGKAEEGLF
- a CDS encoding TIGR00282 family metallophosphoesterase, translated to MRVLFIGDIVGEPGRRAVRELVPKIAKKHGIDFVIANGENVAGGSGVTPSLADELLSSGVDVITSGDHIWKRREILEYLQSSTRLLRPANYPSDTPGFGSTVVKSASGVDVGVINLIGRVFMQPVECPFRKVKEELAKIKNRARIIVVDMHAEATSEKIALGWYLDGQVSAVIGTHTHVQTADEKILPGGTAFLSDAGMTGPFDSVIGRKKEQILSRFLTQMPVKFEMAEGDIQLHGAIIDIDDKTGKADSIKRVQEKLER